A single window of Rhodococcus jostii RHA1 DNA harbors:
- a CDS encoding response regulator has product MGDTETDEQITVMVVDDHPMWRDAVARDLEGAGFTVVATADGVATAGRRAAATRPAVVLMDMQLPDGNGAAATAAVLQVSPDSRVLVLSASSERDDVLDAVKAGASGYLVKSASVVELLDAVRATAAGQAVFTPGLAGLVLGEYRRMSSAPADEQGLAVPRLTERETEVLRFVAKGLSAKQIATKLSLSHRTVENHVQATLRKLQLANRVELTRYAIEQGLE; this is encoded by the coding sequence ATGGGTGACACGGAGACCGACGAGCAGATCACCGTGATGGTCGTCGACGACCACCCGATGTGGCGGGACGCCGTGGCCCGCGACCTCGAAGGCGCCGGATTCACCGTGGTCGCCACGGCCGACGGCGTCGCCACCGCGGGACGTCGGGCGGCGGCGACCCGACCCGCCGTCGTGCTCATGGACATGCAATTGCCCGACGGAAACGGTGCCGCGGCCACCGCCGCCGTTCTCCAGGTGTCGCCGGACAGCCGGGTGCTGGTGCTGTCGGCGTCGTCCGAGCGTGACGACGTCCTCGACGCAGTCAAGGCCGGCGCGTCCGGGTACCTCGTGAAGAGCGCGTCCGTGGTGGAACTGCTGGACGCGGTGCGGGCCACCGCGGCCGGGCAGGCGGTGTTCACACCGGGGCTCGCCGGACTCGTGCTGGGAGAGTACCGCCGGATGTCGAGTGCGCCCGCCGACGAGCAGGGTCTTGCCGTCCCCCGACTCACGGAACGGGAGACCGAGGTCCTGCGGTTCGTCGCGAAAGGGCTCAGCGCCAAGCAGATCGCGACCAAACTGTCGCTCAGTCACCGCACCGTCGAGAACCACGTCCAGGCGACCCTCCGCAAGCTGCAGCTGGCAAACCGCGTCGAGCTGACCAGGTATGCCATCGAGCAGGGCCTCGAGTAG
- a CDS encoding FadR/GntR family transcriptional regulator: MTSSIRRHLLTDQAADLLRARIASGEWEVGAKLPGETTLAAELGVGRSTVREAVRMLAGLGMVESRQGAGVFLRRSSPRQDWDRVLRTEEIRHVVEVRHTVEIEAARLAASRRDESDVAALRRALDARAAASGASAAAFVDADIALHRAVVVAAHNPVLTELYETFVPRLREAMLDLTAALDLSADNEPDADAHRLLVEAVADGDAEEAVRVSTDHLMRLRHP, encoded by the coding sequence GTGACCTCGTCGATACGACGCCACCTGCTGACGGACCAGGCGGCGGACCTGCTGCGCGCGCGGATCGCGAGCGGAGAGTGGGAGGTCGGTGCCAAGCTCCCCGGGGAGACCACGCTGGCGGCCGAGCTGGGCGTCGGGCGGTCGACCGTCCGTGAGGCCGTCCGGATGCTCGCGGGCCTCGGCATGGTCGAGTCACGGCAGGGGGCCGGCGTGTTCCTCCGCAGGTCGTCGCCGCGGCAGGATTGGGACCGGGTGCTCCGGACCGAGGAGATCCGGCACGTCGTCGAGGTGCGCCACACCGTCGAGATCGAGGCGGCCCGGCTGGCGGCGTCCCGGCGCGACGAGTCCGATGTCGCGGCGCTCCGTCGGGCGCTGGACGCGCGGGCCGCGGCGTCCGGAGCCAGTGCTGCCGCGTTCGTCGACGCAGACATCGCGCTGCATCGCGCGGTCGTGGTCGCCGCACACAACCCGGTGCTGACCGAGTTGTACGAGACATTCGTCCCGCGGCTGCGGGAAGCGATGCTCGACCTGACGGCGGCGCTGGACCTGAGTGCGGACAACGAGCCCGACGCGGACGCCCACCGACTGCTGGTCGAGGCGGTCGCCGACGGCGACGCCGAGGAGGCCGTCCGGGTCAGTACCGACCACCTCATGCGGCTTCGCCACCCGTGA
- a CDS encoding DUF2339 domain-containing protein, producing MSTPGTPSIDPRLVAQLSGDFSALGQQMRHVGENLAVLQAQLATIQRPQPQPQPAPQPMYRPPVAQPPPPPAPAVPYRPAPPPPPRVARVAREPWWQRDGVISRVLAVAGVAVTLIGVVMLLVLAAQAGFFGPELRVVAGGLFSAGLVYTGARVFGRPGGRVGAIALAATGIAGAYLDVVAVAVVYHWLLPVLAMVVALGIAGAGVALAVRWGSQPLALLVVTGAAVLAPVLTDGITLTLIGFLFVIQVASFPAQLGRDWLYLAIARTCPVVIALLIAIASSGLSDRPERFWLLASAALVALFGLVSSIILLRSNSRDVTATAMIVTTAVPTLVIGHLFDRLGSTLIALVLAAAMFAAFAAARSLPRHARIALAGVGTLALLEACLIGSSEDLAPLVLLGVAALFLTLGGQADSRIAYAVGAVFTVVGGFAFVITVPPFVLVDEDSALDSLGVTTVLSSLVLAGTVFLFVWYAHTLKLLSANTAQPWWVLAGLVILYAVTAATVSAGTALTGTSAGFIAGHCAATIAWMAAATAALVFGLARRDYAHTALGVGLGLTAAALAKLFLFDLATLDGLFRVLAFLVVGLLLLLAGTRYAREFAEREAGRGTPNGSVSAGSAER from the coding sequence ATGTCCACACCTGGTACTCCTTCGATCGACCCGCGGCTGGTCGCGCAGCTTTCCGGTGACTTCTCGGCGCTCGGGCAGCAGATGCGTCACGTGGGTGAGAACCTCGCGGTCCTGCAGGCTCAGCTCGCAACCATCCAGAGGCCCCAACCCCAACCCCAGCCGGCGCCGCAGCCGATGTACCGACCCCCGGTCGCCCAGCCGCCCCCGCCGCCCGCACCGGCCGTCCCGTACCGCCCCGCTCCGCCGCCACCGCCCCGGGTGGCTCGGGTGGCTCGCGAACCCTGGTGGCAGCGCGACGGGGTGATCAGCCGCGTGCTGGCCGTCGCGGGTGTGGCCGTCACCCTGATCGGAGTCGTGATGCTGCTGGTGCTGGCGGCGCAGGCCGGATTCTTCGGTCCGGAACTGCGCGTCGTGGCGGGCGGGTTGTTCTCGGCCGGTCTCGTCTACACCGGTGCCCGTGTCTTCGGGCGGCCCGGCGGCCGGGTCGGCGCGATTGCGCTCGCGGCAACGGGTATCGCCGGCGCCTACCTCGACGTCGTGGCCGTCGCGGTCGTCTACCACTGGTTGCTGCCGGTGCTCGCGATGGTCGTGGCACTCGGGATCGCGGGAGCCGGTGTCGCACTCGCGGTGCGGTGGGGTTCGCAGCCCCTCGCGCTGCTCGTGGTGACCGGCGCCGCCGTGCTCGCACCCGTCCTCACCGACGGCATCACGCTCACCCTCATCGGATTCCTGTTCGTCATCCAGGTCGCCAGCTTCCCCGCGCAACTCGGTCGCGACTGGCTGTACCTGGCGATCGCGCGGACGTGCCCGGTGGTGATCGCCTTGCTGATCGCGATCGCGAGTTCCGGACTGTCCGACCGGCCGGAGAGGTTCTGGCTGCTCGCGTCCGCCGCTCTGGTCGCCCTGTTCGGGCTCGTCTCGTCGATCATCCTGTTGCGCAGCAATTCTCGTGACGTCACCGCGACCGCGATGATCGTCACGACGGCCGTCCCGACGCTGGTGATCGGCCACCTCTTCGACCGGCTCGGGTCCACGCTCATCGCGTTGGTCCTGGCCGCCGCGATGTTCGCCGCGTTCGCGGCGGCGCGGTCGTTGCCGCGACACGCACGGATCGCGCTCGCGGGCGTGGGTACCCTCGCCCTGCTCGAGGCCTGCCTCATCGGATCGAGCGAAGACCTCGCGCCACTCGTCCTGCTCGGGGTGGCGGCACTGTTCCTCACCCTCGGCGGGCAGGCGGACTCGCGGATCGCGTATGCCGTCGGTGCGGTCTTCACCGTCGTCGGCGGGTTCGCCTTCGTGATCACCGTGCCCCCGTTCGTCCTCGTCGACGAGGACAGCGCGCTCGACTCGCTCGGGGTGACCACGGTGCTGTCCTCGCTGGTGCTGGCGGGAACCGTGTTCCTGTTCGTCTGGTACGCGCACACTCTGAAACTGTTGAGCGCCAACACCGCCCAGCCGTGGTGGGTGCTCGCCGGGCTGGTGATCCTGTACGCCGTCACCGCTGCGACGGTGTCCGCGGGCACGGCGCTCACCGGGACGTCGGCAGGATTCATCGCCGGACACTGCGCCGCGACCATCGCGTGGATGGCGGCGGCGACGGCGGCCCTGGTGTTCGGACTGGCCCGCCGCGACTACGCGCACACGGCACTCGGGGTCGGACTGGGATTGACCGCCGCGGCGCTGGCCAAACTGTTCCTTTTCGACCTGGCCACCCTCGACGGCCTGTTCCGCGTCCTCGCGTTCCTCGTGGTCGGCCTGCTGTTGCTCCTCGCCGGCACCCGCTACGCGCGTGAATTCGCGGAGCGGGAGGCCGGACGGGGAACGCCGAACGGCTCCGTCAGCGCCGGTTCTGCCGAGCGATGA
- a CDS encoding AI-2E family transporter yields the protein MNANEQRSDTAAVTQGGGHPSASVHPVVRVAAEWTWRLLVIFAGLLTLGYIVTRLDTVLIPVGLALLSSALLVPLVDWLQAKGVPRSAAVVVVLIGSIGIVAGIMTFVVEQFIEGLPGLTEQFEASVTQIQGWLTDGPLHFSEDQIRQAGDSVVKSIQDNRQQLTSGALTTATVVGEIFTGALLTLFTLIFFLYGGSQIWEFVTRLVPTTSRRRVRLAGSQGFGSLIGYVRATVAVAAADAVGIGAGLAILGVPLALPLASLVFIGAFIPIVGAFLTGFLAVLVALVTKGFLTALIVLGIIIGVMQLEAHVLQPLLLGRAVRLHPLAVVLAITTGIVLAGIVGGLLAVPIVALLNTAVRSLLSTDPDATYDALEVDDPAVPLYPAEADGPHPPHPADPHLADPHLDDPHLDDTAQTHDRPE from the coding sequence GTGAACGCGAACGAGCAACGCTCGGACACTGCCGCGGTAACACAGGGCGGGGGCCATCCCTCGGCGTCCGTGCACCCGGTGGTGCGGGTGGCGGCCGAATGGACGTGGCGGCTCCTGGTCATCTTCGCGGGTCTGCTGACCCTCGGCTACATCGTGACCAGGCTCGACACCGTTCTCATCCCGGTGGGTCTGGCGCTGCTCTCGTCGGCGCTGCTGGTGCCGCTCGTCGACTGGCTGCAGGCCAAGGGCGTGCCGCGGTCGGCTGCCGTCGTGGTCGTCCTCATCGGTTCGATCGGCATCGTCGCCGGGATCATGACGTTCGTCGTCGAGCAGTTCATCGAAGGTCTCCCCGGCCTCACCGAGCAGTTCGAGGCGAGTGTCACACAGATCCAGGGGTGGCTCACCGACGGCCCGTTGCACTTCAGCGAGGATCAGATCCGGCAGGCCGGCGACTCGGTGGTGAAATCCATCCAGGACAACCGCCAGCAACTGACGAGTGGGGCACTGACCACCGCCACGGTCGTCGGCGAGATCTTCACCGGTGCCCTGCTGACGCTGTTCACGCTCATCTTCTTCCTCTACGGCGGGTCTCAGATCTGGGAGTTCGTCACCCGACTCGTCCCCACCACGTCACGACGGCGGGTCCGGCTGGCGGGGAGCCAGGGGTTCGGCTCGCTGATCGGATACGTCCGGGCCACGGTGGCGGTGGCCGCCGCGGACGCCGTCGGAATCGGCGCGGGCCTCGCGATCCTGGGGGTACCGCTCGCCCTGCCGCTGGCGTCGCTCGTGTTCATCGGCGCGTTCATCCCGATCGTCGGTGCGTTCCTCACCGGATTCCTCGCGGTGCTCGTCGCCCTCGTCACCAAAGGATTCCTCACCGCGCTGATCGTGCTCGGCATCATCATCGGGGTGATGCAACTCGAGGCCCACGTGCTGCAACCGCTGCTGCTGGGGCGCGCGGTCCGGCTGCACCCGCTCGCAGTGGTGCTCGCCATCACCACCGGCATCGTCCTCGCCGGGATCGTCGGCGGCCTCCTGGCGGTGCCGATCGTCGCACTGCTGAACACGGCGGTGCGCTCGCTCCTGTCCACGGATCCCGACGCCACCTACGACGCGCTCGAGGTCGACGATCCGGCAGTCCCGCTCTACCCGGCGGAGGCCGACGGCCCGCACCCGCCGCACCCCGCCGACCCGCATCTCGCCGACCCGCATCTCGACGACCCGCATCTCGATGACACAGCGCAGACCCATGACCGACCGGAATGA
- a CDS encoding lysylphosphatidylglycerol synthase transmembrane domain-containing protein, with amino-acid sequence MAQPRSDPPTAEPPRQRSRYWWIKWLLGAGLLALLTVEGIYLWPTLSDSWKALTEIHWGWVAACIAAQAVSLSGYGAVQQRLLQAGGVVVSQLKSVSVIYASTAMAVSLPAGQVFSTAFTYKQTRKWGATPIVASWQLAISGVIAAGSLALLGAAGAFAVGTKVSPVTLALSLVAAFALFYGLRYISRNPDSIESIGHWVLTRYNKFRKNPPETGVERWKEILSQLDSVELSRKDSVITFGWSAVHRLADVACLGFACWAVGAEPSFAGLLIAFAAAKAVGSIPLAPGGLGFVDGTLIATLTAAGATASQALAAVFVYRVVSYILVALVGWVVFFILFRHNQHEDLEMDLEFERREQSSPTTKRTPHTGDPEPDSQP; translated from the coding sequence GTGGCCCAGCCTCGATCCGACCCGCCCACTGCCGAGCCTCCTCGGCAGCGAAGTCGATACTGGTGGATCAAATGGCTACTCGGCGCCGGCCTCCTGGCCCTGCTGACCGTCGAGGGCATCTACCTGTGGCCCACGCTCAGCGACTCGTGGAAAGCACTCACCGAGATCCACTGGGGGTGGGTCGCGGCATGTATCGCAGCCCAGGCCGTCTCCCTGAGCGGGTACGGCGCAGTCCAGCAGCGCCTGCTGCAGGCGGGCGGTGTCGTCGTCAGTCAGCTGAAGTCGGTGTCGGTGATCTACGCGAGCACCGCGATGGCCGTGAGCCTGCCGGCCGGTCAGGTGTTCTCCACCGCCTTCACCTACAAGCAGACCCGCAAATGGGGTGCCACCCCCATCGTCGCGTCCTGGCAGCTGGCGATCTCCGGAGTGATCGCCGCGGGCAGCCTCGCGCTGCTCGGCGCCGCAGGCGCGTTCGCGGTGGGCACCAAGGTGAGTCCGGTCACGCTGGCGCTGTCGCTGGTGGCCGCGTTCGCCCTGTTCTACGGGCTGCGCTACATCTCACGTAATCCCGACTCGATCGAGTCGATCGGGCACTGGGTGCTGACCCGGTACAACAAGTTCCGCAAGAATCCCCCCGAGACCGGCGTCGAGCGGTGGAAGGAAATCCTGAGCCAGCTCGATTCGGTCGAGCTGAGCCGCAAGGATTCCGTCATCACGTTCGGGTGGTCGGCGGTGCACCGGCTCGCCGACGTCGCCTGCCTCGGTTTCGCGTGCTGGGCGGTGGGCGCGGAACCGTCGTTCGCGGGTCTGCTCATCGCGTTCGCCGCGGCCAAGGCCGTGGGCAGCATTCCACTGGCCCCGGGCGGGCTGGGGTTCGTCGACGGCACCCTGATCGCGACGCTGACGGCGGCGGGAGCTACCGCGTCGCAGGCCCTCGCGGCCGTGTTCGTCTACCGCGTCGTGAGCTACATCCTCGTCGCGCTCGTCGGCTGGGTGGTCTTCTTCATCCTGTTCCGGCACAACCAGCACGAGGACCTGGAGATGGACCTCGAGTTCGAGCGCCGGGAGCAGTCCTCACCGACCACCAAGCGCACGCCGCACACCGGGGACCCCGAGCCCGACTCCCAGCCGTGA
- a CDS encoding DUF1707 SHOCT-like domain-containing protein — protein MEARDLRVSDAEREHVGELLQRAVGQGMLSLGEFTERMDTALAAKTRAELNVVLVDLPGIQLISEFTPPPYPDQPYVSRPAPPVPPVAHRSPAPPPGDVIRGRMSSVSRTGSWSVPPALQVNTRLSTVTLDFTRAVMATQVVHVTIDDYASTISLVVPEEATVDLNGVETVGGSATNKVRTGPPIGPLHVVVRGKVRFGNVTAKHPFGTSIRRMFG, from the coding sequence ATGGAGGCACGGGACCTACGCGTATCGGATGCGGAGCGCGAACACGTCGGCGAATTGTTGCAGCGGGCGGTGGGCCAGGGGATGCTCTCGCTCGGTGAGTTCACCGAACGGATGGACACGGCACTCGCCGCGAAGACGCGGGCGGAGCTGAACGTCGTCCTGGTGGATCTGCCGGGAATCCAGCTGATCTCGGAGTTCACGCCGCCGCCGTACCCCGACCAGCCGTACGTGTCTCGCCCGGCGCCGCCGGTTCCGCCGGTCGCGCACCGGTCGCCCGCGCCGCCGCCGGGCGACGTCATCCGGGGCCGGATGTCGTCGGTCAGCCGCACCGGCTCGTGGAGCGTTCCTCCCGCCCTCCAGGTGAACACCCGGCTGTCGACGGTGACGCTCGACTTCACGCGGGCCGTCATGGCTACGCAGGTGGTGCACGTGACCATCGACGACTACGCGAGCACGATCTCGCTGGTCGTGCCCGAAGAGGCGACGGTCGACCTCAACGGCGTCGAAACGGTTGGCGGTTCCGCGACCAACAAGGTGCGGACCGGCCCTCCCATCGGCCCGCTGCACGTCGTCGTCCGGGGCAAGGTCAGGTTCGGGAACGTGACCGCCAAACACCCTTTCGGCACCTCGATTCGCCGAATGTTCGGGTAG
- a CDS encoding adenylate/guanylate cyclase domain-containing protein, translating to MVSMLLANFIGAILVFAFVRYGVPIPESQEIIADRVRNVAIFGGYLAFAAVVSLTAAAMMLRSVVRWQLRGGPPTRSEQMSALHAPLRQAIVHLVLWILGGIIFVLLTITEMPELAVAVIVTVCMAATTTFGFTYMLGERILRPVAARALSEGEFDRTMAPGVGTRMAMTWGLGTLMPVIGIILLCVTQITTDLVFSPNALAWAIMLLSIIAIAQAFALSMLTASQISDPIKQLRRAIERVQRGATDVRVEVFDGSEIGRLQVGFNRMMRESDERRLLRELFGQHVGEDVARRALQFGTELGGETRFVAVLFVDMVGSTGAAAERPPGEVVNLLNEFFRVVVDVIDRHHGFVNKFMGDAALAIFGAPLDRPDAPTAALAAARELRFALNEITGLDVGIGVSAGLAVAGNIGAAERFEYTVIGDPVNEASRLTELAKLHPSRVLASTSALYFADDDEQAHWELGEQVQLRGRRRNTHLAWPEDYPE from the coding sequence ATGGTTTCGATGCTCCTCGCCAATTTCATCGGCGCCATCCTCGTCTTCGCGTTCGTGCGGTACGGCGTGCCGATCCCCGAATCGCAGGAAATCATCGCCGACCGGGTCCGCAACGTCGCGATCTTCGGTGGCTACCTCGCATTCGCCGCCGTGGTGAGTCTCACGGCCGCCGCGATGATGCTGAGGTCGGTCGTCCGCTGGCAGTTGCGTGGGGGTCCGCCGACGCGCAGCGAGCAGATGTCGGCGCTGCACGCACCGCTGCGGCAGGCGATCGTGCACCTGGTGCTGTGGATCCTCGGCGGCATCATCTTCGTGCTGCTCACCATCACCGAGATGCCGGAACTCGCCGTCGCCGTCATCGTCACCGTCTGCATGGCCGCAACCACGACGTTCGGCTTCACATACATGCTCGGCGAACGCATCCTGCGTCCCGTGGCCGCCCGCGCGCTCAGCGAGGGCGAGTTCGACCGGACCATGGCGCCCGGCGTCGGCACCCGGATGGCCATGACCTGGGGGCTCGGAACGCTGATGCCCGTCATCGGCATCATCCTGCTGTGCGTGACGCAGATAACTACCGACCTGGTGTTCTCCCCGAACGCGCTCGCGTGGGCGATCATGCTGCTGTCGATCATCGCGATCGCGCAGGCCTTCGCGCTGTCGATGCTGACGGCCAGCCAGATCTCCGACCCGATCAAGCAGCTGCGGCGGGCCATCGAACGCGTCCAGCGCGGTGCCACCGACGTCCGCGTCGAGGTGTTCGACGGCAGCGAGATCGGGCGACTGCAGGTCGGGTTCAACCGCATGATGCGCGAATCGGACGAACGGCGACTGCTGCGCGAACTGTTCGGCCAGCACGTCGGCGAGGACGTCGCGCGGCGGGCACTGCAGTTCGGTACCGAACTCGGCGGCGAGACGAGGTTCGTCGCGGTGCTGTTCGTCGACATGGTCGGCTCCACCGGCGCCGCCGCGGAGCGTCCCCCCGGCGAGGTCGTGAACCTGCTCAACGAGTTCTTCCGCGTCGTCGTCGACGTGATCGACCGGCACCACGGCTTCGTCAACAAGTTCATGGGTGACGCGGCTCTCGCGATCTTCGGCGCCCCGCTCGACCGCCCCGACGCACCGACGGCGGCGCTGGCGGCAGCCCGGGAGCTGCGGTTCGCGTTGAACGAGATCACCGGCCTCGACGTCGGCATCGGCGTCTCCGCAGGCCTCGCCGTCGCCGGCAACATCGGCGCCGCCGAACGCTTCGAGTACACGGTGATCGGCGACCCCGTCAACGAGGCGTCGCGGCTCACCGAACTCGCCAAACTCCACCCCAGCCGCGTGCTGGCCTCGACGAGTGCCCTGTATTTCGCGGACGACGACGAACAGGCGCACTGGGAACTCGGCGAACAAGTCCAGTTGCGGGGGCGGCGCCGCAACACCCATCTGGCTTGGCCGGAGGACTATCCGGAGTAA
- the macS gene encoding MacS family sensor histidine kinase: MTDRNEHRTTRLHYRPRATTELDTQPDAPLWRAAQAFRLVTLVYAISYQIVSVQYYTHQRLSWFLVALMAVWSGLSAVLLSHGKVPRYQVVIADQLIVIALMASTRLVSDHDWYSHHQTLPTTLWVTNAVISAAVFGGPWLGMASGVLMATVSAVVRDQVNLDLWRDATAPVLVSVGLALGLATTTARRAQAQLEQAVRLAAATEERERLAREVHDGVLQVLALVRRRGNEIGGPAAELADLAGEQEVALRMLISEQGAGVASDLGGSVIDVRLLLGTRASTTVSVSTPADPVTIERGRATELVAIVDTALSNVALHAGTGARAYVLLEDLGDEVIVSVRDDGSGIAPGRLAEAEAEGRMGVSKSILGRVGALGGTAELDTEPGQGTEWEIRVPKGDETHG, from the coding sequence ATGACCGACCGGAATGAGCACCGCACCACCCGCCTCCACTACCGCCCACGAGCGACGACCGAGCTCGACACCCAGCCGGACGCACCGCTGTGGCGGGCGGCGCAGGCGTTCCGCCTCGTCACGCTGGTGTACGCGATCAGCTACCAGATCGTGTCCGTGCAGTACTACACCCATCAGCGGCTGAGCTGGTTCCTCGTCGCCCTGATGGCGGTGTGGTCGGGACTCTCGGCCGTCCTGCTGTCCCACGGGAAGGTCCCGCGCTACCAGGTGGTGATCGCCGACCAGCTGATCGTCATCGCGCTCATGGCATCGACTCGCCTTGTCTCCGATCACGATTGGTACAGCCACCATCAGACGCTGCCGACGACGCTGTGGGTCACCAACGCGGTGATCTCCGCCGCCGTGTTCGGCGGTCCGTGGCTCGGGATGGCGTCCGGTGTGCTGATGGCGACGGTGAGCGCGGTGGTGCGCGACCAAGTCAACCTCGACCTGTGGCGGGACGCGACGGCACCGGTCCTGGTGTCGGTGGGTCTGGCGCTCGGGCTCGCCACCACCACCGCGAGGCGTGCGCAGGCCCAGCTGGAGCAGGCCGTGCGGTTGGCCGCCGCCACCGAGGAACGGGAACGACTCGCCCGTGAGGTGCACGACGGCGTCCTGCAGGTGCTCGCGCTCGTCCGTCGCCGCGGCAACGAGATCGGGGGACCCGCAGCCGAGCTCGCGGATCTCGCCGGCGAGCAGGAGGTGGCCCTGCGCATGCTCATCTCCGAGCAGGGGGCGGGTGTGGCGTCGGATCTGGGTGGAAGCGTGATCGATGTGCGACTGCTGCTGGGCACGCGGGCGAGCACCACTGTGTCCGTGTCGACGCCGGCGGATCCGGTGACGATCGAGCGTGGCCGGGCAACGGAACTCGTCGCAATCGTCGACACCGCACTGTCCAACGTCGCACTGCACGCGGGGACCGGTGCCCGGGCGTACGTGCTGCTCGAGGATCTGGGCGACGAGGTGATCGTCAGCGTCCGCGACGACGGCAGCGGAATCGCCCCGGGACGGTTGGCCGAAGCCGAGGCCGAGGGTCGCATGGGAGTATCGAAATCCATTCTGGGCCGCGTCGGTGCGCTCGGCGGCACCGCCGAACTCGACACCGAACCCGGTCAGGGCACCGAATGGGAGATCCGCGTGCCGAAGGGAGACGAAACGCATGGGTGA